The sequence AGAAATGCAGTAAGATTGTTTCCTTAGTTGTAAGAGGCAAATAATTCAGATTTTGTGTTCATTACAAAtgcaaaatgtgtaaaatatgtgtatgtcGTTGTTGGTCTGTATGCTGTAagaacccatatggaaaagataaatataaatcttataaagtttgtatctgtcttgtgtgaaacttgtatgaaaagcatataagagtgaaaacagatataagatcccttgaaaaattatataatgaaacttgtatgttttggatacttactaaaacaatgtatgaaagtaatgagaaagtggccactttcatgagtaaatcatgtaagccttatatgatttactcgtgaaagtggccactttcatgagtaatcacatataagtttttaatatttcttttccatatggaaaATGCTGAAAAGAATAAATTCATTGGTGGTTTTATTTGGAATTTCTGTTTTACTTCTCCTACAAAAGTCAGCAGAAAAGAGGAATCTTGAAAATCTTTCAGCATTTTTGTGTGTCGCTGCAGTTTGCTGCTGTTGACATTTTCCTTCACTGTGCAGAGAAACTGGAGGAGATGCGAGACCTTGAGAGAAAAGAGGATATGTTTACACCTGTTCCTAGTCCTTACTACATGGAGCTTACCAAGCTGCTACTAAACCAGTGAGTCATATACAATTAAGTAATCCACAGAAATACAGCCCTCAGTACTGTTGTGTGCTTGGTGTATGTGCCCCCTCCCCTTAAAAGaggtttctgtgtttctgcagcgcGTCTGACAACATTCCTAAAGCAGATGAGATCCGTACACTGGTCAAAGACATCTGGGATACTCGCATTGCCAAGCTCCGCTTGTCTGCTGACAGTTTCATCAGTCAGCAGGAAGCTTATGCCAAGGTAAAACTGATCACATGTAGGGTGTTTAGTATAATAACACCCAGCATAATAACAGAATTACCAGTTCCACATAAAAGGACAGTGTGACATTTATTCATTATCCCTTCAAGTTGTGGACCCATTGCATATTGAGATCCTTTAGAAAAAGTGGCATCACCTTAAGTTCCCCCAATTTAATTGGCTGTATATAAGCATTCAGTAAATGTTATCTATAGGTAATGTAGAATCTGATTTAAGTGTTCCATAATGTGTTTTCTTAACAGCTACACTCCCACTTTAGGTGTTTTCCTCACACTGTCTTAAAAGTAAAGCTAATGTGGAAATGTCTTACACTTGCATTCTTTCTGATGACCTGCAGGGGGTGATTCATGTGGTTGAGGGCTGACAGTATAGAAGAAAAACCTTTTGGCTCCCTATGACCTCATGAAACACTTTACTGACGTGTTTATGGTCTCAAACCCAAGTTTTAAGCCTTATAGGAACAGCATGATGGCTATTTTGATTCAACAGAAAGGACTGCCCACATCTGAAGACAGACGCTCTCTGCAGGCAGACTTGTAGTCTGTAGTAGCTTTTCATGTCCGGTTTCGTCATTATTAAGACGGCAACGGTGAAAACATTTGGCTTGAGGCTTCTCATAGGGACTTCACAAATCAATGGGTGATGTCAGTTGAGAAAGTGCCCATCTTttctatacagtctatggtaTTAAAGCAaatcaacataaaaaaaacccagtaatAAAAGATTCATTGGTTATGTTGCAATTGCTGACAATACCATACCGCATATCAACAGTGAAAGTCACAATGAACTTTCACCTGTTTATCATTGAGTTACCTACTGTGTCACAGAGTAACAGTGttattttaaatctttgaatATACCTAATTCCTCTTTCTGTCCACAGCTGGACAACCTTACTCTGATGGAGATCAACACCATACGAGCGTTTCTTCTTGATACTCTCAACTGTATGTACAAGCTACGGTCCAACTTGCAGTGAAGGGCAGTTCATGGACTACTGGTAAAAAAGCTTGAACACACACAAGGCTTGCTAAAAAGGGTTGGATTTAGCAAGACTGGGGTTAAACCTAACATTAAAGACAGTTTTCTGGAAAAGTGAAGAGATTTACTCAACTATTTAAGTTATCATGTTGCTCTCCGGTCTGATTTGTGTGAATCTGCTGTTTGCAGTTAGTGTATCatttgttaatgttgtcattagGTTTCaaaatgtatgtatgtgcatgtaaacagagtatatacatgtatactttttttcctcacaatTTTTAATCAGTCTTATTGTGATTTTTGATCTTGTTGTGTTAGTGATTaaaaaagatgttttctggTTTACTAGAATGAATGTGGTTTCTGTCAAACATTGGTAAACTAAACAATTCCTTCCTAAAATGTACGTAGGTGGGGGAAAAACCCACATTAAAAGGAATTCCACTCAACTCTTGTTGCATTTTATTCTAAAGATGGATAATATTGGTTGATATTGTTCTCAGGATTGCACCGAAAATGAATCCGTTTCCTAATCTCCAGAGCAAAATGTCCAGCTGTTAAACCAGAACCCACAAAGAGACAAAGGttgatatttaacatttttgaaatattttattttcttttttgtctgaaATCACAGCCATATATTCATAAATACCTAATTACTACATTCAACAAAGAATATATTACATTACAATGAATTCAAAcaagtacattttaaaaacaggattTCACAGCATCTAGACATCCTCCACTGAGTAATGGGGCTATTGCATGAGCGTGCGTGGGTTGGAGACACGGGGAGGCTGAGCAAGAGAGGCTTACCACACTGCACCTTCCTCCCCAGCTCAATGGCAGCTTACCTCAGCATGCATGCTCCTTCACTTACAGATAGATTACGCTGTTGGCTTTcttctttgtaaaaaaaaaaaaaaaaatctgactacACTCTGTATTCCTCTAAACTGGCTTACgtgtcatttatatataaaaaaaattgtcttgTGACTCATTTGGATGAAAGAAACTTGGTATCTTTTGTTGACTTGTACATATTTGAAAGGTATGACATACAGTAGACACTTGGATGTAATATGCAAAGTCCCTGATCACTGATGTTATGTCATGTAATGTCTGTCCTGTAGACGGAAACTCATTCACATGCTCCCAAATTCTTGAGGCACTTGTAAAAAAGTGTATGTAAGGGGGTAAGTTGTGCTTcagtactttttttaaaaaataaattaaatattggtacatttttaaagtttttatttgcaaataCTGAAATCCTTAACCCACTCACATCAAACATCCCACCACCACACAAGTCAAACGATGACCTAGACACCTCATTTCACTGTGTCTGAGGTCTCCAAGTGCACATAGAACCATAAGGTGGAGACAAGATGAATTACAGGGTAGAAAGTCACTGTAATACGAGCCAAATCTCATTAGGAAGATGGGGGGCAGATGGAGGTTGTAAACAGATATCCAAGGTAAAGCAAACCTTTCTGATTTTAAATGTACCAGGAGCTGCTCAGTTAAGCGTCCTGCCTGGTTTCTAGGACATCTTGGCAACTTTGTGTGGGTGGAGAGCGTCCTAAAAATAGAGAAATGCAAAGAGTAGATGATGTTATGTCAAACATATTCAGCAGTATAAGATGGCCATTCTGGTTTGTATGTTTGGCTACCCAACTGCAACTAATAATTTACTATGCTAtagttttatcattattttggcACCATTTCGTCTCATGGCTGCTGACAGGGGCTTGATCTTGTAAGGCATACCGCAAACCGTCATATCGTGTGTTTGAGTTCAATGCTATGCGTCATACAAAGTAAAGTGAAGGTCCAAAAACAGGATAAAGCAAGATTTATCTGCTGGCTGTGTAAGAAAATGTCTTACAATAATCAAGaaaatcaagtttaaaaaaaaaaaaaaaaaaaaaaagtggctgtGGATCTGGTTTCTGCATGAGTACTTAACTGGTCATGCCAGCAACAGTAAAGCTGACTGGGAGGAGCTGATGAAATGGGCATTAAAACAGAGACACACTGCTGTGAATGAAGGGGGAGTGGAGGGCATGAGCCACATCTCAGGACCTCTAAGTAAGCTTTGCTGAGCTCAGAGGCCAGATAAGGTGGCTGTGGCTGGGGTCTCAGCTGCGCAGTGCCAGGACAGAATAAGAGGAATGCATCCTGCTTCCTCTCACTCTGCTAAATGTCTCAAAACAAGCTGTTCTAGCCAGCAGCAGTACAAACACTAAAAGcaaggctttcttttttttcaacccAAAAAGCATAAACATATAAAATGGcaggctttttcttttaaaagaacaatgattaaagtaataaaaacatacaaaattcTTTTTAAGTCTTCATATTATATACAATACAAGGCTTAAGCAccttttaaaattcttattttgaaattttctATTTcgaaataaaacatttacttaattctttccaaaaatgtgcattttctaAGTTCTTCCCTAATTTGAACAGTTCTTTGTTGTAACACAGTACCACCAGGTAGTTCTTCAGCTTTTATTAAGTGCATTTCCAGTTCAAAAGCTCATGTGGccacaaaataaaaggaaaaaagaaaagaaatcagtcCCAAATGACCAAAGGTCTTCATTTGGAGATTTGGAGCTTTCAAGTCTTGTAACGACACCCCCCTCTGGGGGTAGCTGCTCCCTCATTGGCAGGATTGTCTGTGTAGCTGTGGCGGTgagggatgcagggactgaaCAATAGCGCAGCAGGGACTGAAGAATGAAAAGCAGGTGTCATGTTGATCTTCAGGTTTTTCTGCCCCATACACTCACTGATCTTGGAGTTGGCTACATTGGCACACATTAGTGGCTTGTGGTGCAGTCCCTGTTGACCCATAATCCAAAGACTGCCTGTACTTCACTGAATGGTCCGGTCTCCTCTGCATTcacctatctatctatccatccattcactccattcattcattcatcgtATCTAGCCAGCCGTATTATCCTCCATGGAGCTATGAGGACCAggccattaaaaataaactctgGGAGTCAGTCTGAAAGGGGAGGAGGCTGGGGCCCAAGGGCTATCAAAATCAGCGTCATGGTCACCTCGGAGGGTAACCTTTATAATGGCCGGCTCTTGGCCAGTGTGTCTGTGGCAGCGTCAAACACTTCCTGAAGTGTTCCATTTCTGCTTGTAGCTTCTCTCTTTCCACTGCCAGCTTCTGTCTTTGGGACATCAGCTCCTAGGTAACCAAggacattaaaaatatataagaatatatatatattttaattcacAGTGATCTTCATGAGAAGGCAAACCTGTGCTATATATAACAATATTTACAAAGAtaagtgaaaaacagaaaagcaatgATATGAGTGTAATAAAGAAAAGCTGTCTGGATTCCAGTGATTAATCAGAAGAGGCCAATAGTGTAAAGTATAAGTTTTTACTTTGCTCTGCTATTTATGAAACCACTGATCTACGAAAATAAGTAAAGTTGTGCACCCACTCCTATTATACATGCTCATAATTTCTTAGCAGAGCGCCGCTGCTAAGTCACTTGCAGTTATGTAGTAAATATTTTGACTTCCTGGCCTCAGCTTAAGTGGCTCCGTATGCTTGTCTTACCCCCATGGTATGAGACAGCTGCTCAGCAGTTAGACTAAGGTTGTAGTTCTGAGCTTCTAGTCTTCGACACTGGCTCTGCAGTACTTGTCGCTCCAAAGTTTGCTCTGGATCAGAAAAGGGAAtaagagaaaatgaagaaaaacaggatTAGCAGAATTTGGACCATCTAAATAGATGCAGGATAATCTGCTGCAAATGTCTTCAGGCTCCTGCCTTCATTGTTAAAGGTCTTAAAATACACTAGTGGCAGGCTGTGAATGTGAGACTGGGAGTAATTAGAGATCAACTCAACCATTTTTCACTAATTTTCTTGTACAAATACTAAATACAAATTGAATTGTGTAAAATGAACAATGACTACTACCCTCTAGTGGTGACAGAATGCTACAACAACTTAAAATAGGATATACATTATACTCATAAGGAAGTGACACGAAAACACAGAACATTACAGAAATAATGTGACAACTCTTTCAAACTTCATAaatcattatttcattattattacctgttttatttacttttcccAGGCATGTGCAGTGGTAATAAACCAGAAATGTGTGGTTGCCTTTAATATTCTTTATTTCTACTGTAGTTTTTCCATccagaaatgtatttatatgacataatttatttatagaaaCTACAGATGTTGACTACAGTTAGTTACCttactttcagtgttttatttttgatatatGCGATTGATTACCCAATGTATTGTGggtgtttttaagctttttgtgactttttttcaTGACCTGCTGGAACAAAGTGCTCCACACATTCAGATTTACAAGTTTAagcactgtgtttttctttttcttcactgaATATTAGCACTGTGCCTCTTTACATCTAGCAGGAGAATGCGTAGTTGAGTGGGGTTCACAGGAGTGAATAGGAAAGTAGGGCCTCGCTGCAGGCAAAGAGCTAAAAGGTGAAGGCGGGGTCAATTTGCATATTTGTAGATCATGCTCAATGATGGAAAAAATGTATAGTTGGATCTAAAACAAGTAATTCTGATTTAGGGGATAAATCAATGACATATGCAAAATAATATGTATTTGTGCACAATCAGTAATCTCAGTATATATtccaaagaataaagaaaacctCTAATCCCTCATAAAATTATACAGTGATAATAACAGAGGGACTGTTAAAGCTGTTTATGTATGTAAAGTGATCTAATATCAGTCCATGTAATACACAGGCACCTCAGCTACTTACCTTCCACATATTCCTGATAAGCTTCAAATATAGATTCAATCCCCTGCCACTTGAAAACTGaagcctcttcttcctcctcctcgtcttcctcttcagAGTCCTCTGGACCAGACATGTCCTCCCTCATCCCCGATGCCTCCCTGTGCTGAGGCATCGAGAGGTGCTGCCCGTTGGGCTGAGGGTGAGAGTGCAAAAGTGGATGTGGAAATGACTGTGGAGTTGAGTGGGACTGTGAATGTGGCTGTGGTGGTCGGCCAGGAGGGCCCTGAAGCTCGGGAATGTTGTAGTGAACAGAGGACTCCTGGAGGTGGGATGACTCTGACACCCCTGCGGCTCCACCTAATGGACAAATGTTGAGGAGAAGAAAGAGATgttacatttcatattttacaCATAGGGATATTTTCcatcatttcttcatatttgatAGTCTCTCCAAAAGTTATGTTGGCCTGCGCTCCATGTATTCACCTTTCCAAAGATGCCTATTAGACCTTATTTTGAGCTGTTTACCTTTATGTTTCTGCAGAGTGGACTGTAGCACAGATTCGTGGAACTGCTGGGCAAATTCCTCTGGGGC comes from Astatotilapia calliptera chromosome 1, fAstCal1.2, whole genome shotgun sequence and encodes:
- the gins2 gene encoding DNA replication complex GINS protein PSF2, whose protein sequence is MDASEVEFLAEKEMVKIIPNFSLDKVFLIGGDLGPFNPGLPIDVPVWLALNLKQRQKCRIIPPEWMDVEKLEEMRDLERKEDMFTPVPSPYYMELTKLLLNHASDNIPKADEIRTLVKDIWDTRIAKLRLSADSFISQQEAYAKLDNLTLMEINTIRAFLLDTLNCMYKLRSNLQ